A part of Neovison vison isolate M4711 chromosome 6, ASM_NN_V1, whole genome shotgun sequence genomic DNA contains:
- the FDX2 gene encoding LOW QUALITY PROTEIN: ferredoxin-2, mitochondrial (The sequence of the model RefSeq protein was modified relative to this genomic sequence to represent the inferred CDS: inserted 1 base in 1 codon) has translation MAPQVLWGRACLAPSHFGSPFLEPFXASAPLKRQCLYSGNYGPLGLRACHWACPVLGHVMPVMAASVARGGVSAGFLLRAARGTWWSRPVGSWGSGEAAAPVTARRFRATGSRPAGEEEAGGPDRPGDVVNVVFVDRSGQRIPVSGRVGDNVLHLAQRHGVDLEGACEASLACSTCHVYVSEDHLDLLPPPDEREDDMLDMAPLLQENSRLGCQIVLTPELEGAEFTLPKITRNFYVDGHVPKPH, from the exons ATGGCCCCGCAGGTCTTGTGGGGGCGAGCCTGCCTGGCTCCCTCGCACTTTGGCAGTCCCTTCCTGGAGCCCT CTGCAAGTGCCCCACTCAAACGACAGTGCTTGTATTCGGGCAATTACGGGCCTCTTGGGTTGCGGGCCTGCCACTGGGCATGCCCAGTCCTGGGTCACGTGATGCCTGTCATGGCCGCCTCCGTGGCCCGGGGAGGCGTGAGTGCTGGATTTCTGCTGCGGGCGGCCAGGGGAACCTGGTGGAGCCGGCCTGTGGGCTCCTGGGGGTCCGGGGAGGCAGCGGCGCCAGTGACAGCCAGAAGATTCCGCGCGACAG GCTCGCGCCCGGCGGGGGAAGAAGAAGCTGGCGGCCCCGACCGGCCCGGGGACGT GGTGAACGTGGTGTTCGTAGACCGGTCAGGCCAGCGGATTCCGGTGAGCGGCAGAGTGGGGGACAATGTGCTCCACCTGGCCCAGCGCCATGGAGTGGACCTGGAAG GGGCCTGTGAAGCTTCCCTGGCCTGCTCTACCTGCCACGTGTACGTGAGCGAGGACCACCTGGACCTTCTGCCTCCTCCCGATGAGAG GGAGGACGACATGCTGGACATGGCCCCCCTTCTTCAGGAGAACTCCCGGCTGGGCTGCCAAATCGTGCTGACTCCTGAGCTGGAAGGAGCCGAATTCACGCTGCCAAAGATCACCAGGAACTTCTACGTGGACGGCCACGTCCCCAAGCCCCACTGA
- the ZGLP1 gene encoding GATA-type zinc finger protein 1: MEAEPVPDFSKLQELLAPPCLDPKPPGASPPQQAPRTPGCPRPNGRCCPGLRVTTLSLVPRSFWPARQDSVTTLRFVQETAEGLVQLPARDTQALGPCWEPKALEILGPSPLARDAKNMLAPVSQPCCSSGPPETPPAPSALPQRRPRKQSKPHPGAEKVDPHFEGVTLKFQLKPDSSLQITPSYSLACSSRSQGPSAGPAGGPEANSGGGEALGPRCCASCRTQRTPLWRDAEDGTPLCNACGIRYKKYGTRCSSCWLVPRKSVQPKKLCGRCGLSLGPHQGSTQEG; this comes from the exons ATGGAGGCCGAACCTGTCCCAGACTTCTCGAAGCTGCAAGAGCTGCTGGCGCCGCCGTGTCTGGACCCTAAGCCGCCCGGCGCGTCCCCTCCTCAGCAGGCACCAAGGACCCCAGGATGCCCCAGACCCAATGGCAG GTGCTGCCCAGGGCTGAGGGTGACCACCCTGTCCCTTGTCCCCAGGTCCTTCTGGCCTGCACGCCAGGACTCGGTCACCACCCTGCGTTTCGTCCAAGAAACAGCAGAGGGGCTGGTGCAGCTCCCTGCCCGGGACACCCAAGCCCTCGGGCCCTGCTGGGAGCCAAAGGCCTTGGAGATTCTGGGACCCTCGCCTCTGGCAAGGGATGCCAAGAACATGCTGGCCCCAGTCAGCCAGCCATGCTGCAGCTCAGGGCCCCCGGAGACTCCCCCAGCCCCCTCAGCCCTACCCCAGAGGCGGCCCCGGAAGCAGTCAAAACCCCACCCAGGCGCTGAGAAAGTGGACCCCCACTTCGAGGGGGTGACCCTGAAGTTTCAGCTAAAGCCGGATTCCAGCCTACAGATCACACCCAGCTACAG CCTGGCCTGCAGTAGCCGCTCTCAGGGTCCCTCTGCAGGGCCTGCCGGGGGTCCTGAGGCCAACTCGGGAGGCGGCGAGGCCCTCG ggccccggtgctgTGCTTCCTGTAGGACCCAAAGGACTCCCCTCTGGAGAGATGCTGAAGATGGGACCCCTCTCTGCAATGCCTGTGGTATCAG GTACAAGAAATACGGCACCCGCTGCTCCAGCTGCTGGCTGGTGCCCAGGAAAAGTGTGCAGCCGAAGAAGTTATGTGGCAGATGCGGGCTGTCCCTGGGCCCCCACCAAGGCTCGACTCAGGAAGGGTAA
- the ICAM5 gene encoding intercellular adhesion molecule 5 isoform X2: MPGPSPGLCRALLGLWAALGPGLFGLSAVAQEPFWADLQPRVALVERGGSLWLNCSTNCPRPERGGLETSLRRNGTQRGLRWLARQLVDIREPETQPVCFFRCARRTLQARGLIRTFQRPDRVELVPLPAWQPVGENFTLSCRVPGAGPRGSLTLTLLRGAQELIRRSFAGEPPRARGAVLTATVLARREDHGANFSCRAELDLRPHGLGLFSNSSAPRELRTFALSPDPPRLVVPRLLEVGSERPVRCTLDELFPASEAEVYLALGDHRLSPDITLEGDALVVTATATANAEQEGTRQLVCNVTLGGESRETRENVTVYSFPAPVLTLSEPSTPEGKVVTVTCAAGPGALVTLDGIPAVVPGQPAQLQLNATEDDDKRSFFCDASLEVVGQTLSKNESAELRVLYAPRLDDSDCPRSWTWPEGPEQTLRCEARGNPAPSVHCERPDSGAVLALGLQGPVTRALAGTYRCTAVNHQGEAVKEVTVTVEYAPSLDSMGCPEHITWLEGTEVSLSCVAHGVPPPNVSCVHSGEARVVDGLLRVVRQHAGTYRCEATNAQGSVAKTVAVTVEYGPSFKEQSCPSNWTWVEGSGQLFSCEVDGKPEPRVECVGSEGASEGLLLPLASPDSPPGVPSIASGLAPGIYICNATNRHGSMVKTVAVSTESPPQMDESTCPSHQTWLEGAEAAGLACAARGRPSPQVRCSREGVPRPQRLRVSREDAGTYHCLATNMHGTDTRTVTVGVEYRPVVAELAASPPGGVRPGGNFTLTCRAEAWPPAQISWRAPPGALNIGLSSNNSTLSVAGAMGSHGGEYECAATNAHGRHARRITVRVAGPWLWVAVGGAAGGAALLAAGAGLAFYVQSTACKKGEYNVQEAESSGEAVCLNGAGGGTGGGTGAEGGTEAADTAEAQAGGEVFAIQLTSA; this comes from the exons ATGCCGGGGCCCTCGCCGGGGCTGTGCCGGGCGTTGCTCGGCCTCTGGGCTGCCCTGGGCCCGGGGCTCTTCGGCCTCTCAG CGGTCGCGCAGGAGCCCTTTTGGGCGGACCTGCAGCCCCGCGTGGCGCTCGTGGAGCGCGGGGGATCTTTGTGGCTGAATTGCAGCACCAACTGCCCACGACCTGAGCGCGGTGGCCTGGAGACCTCGCTGCGCCGGAATGGGACCCAGAGGGGCTTGCGCTGGCTGGCGCGGCAGCTGGTGGACATCCGCGAGCCGGAGACCCAGCCCGTCTGCTTCTTCCGCTGCGCCCGGCGCACGCTGCAGGCGCGTGGGCTCATTCGCACTTTCC AGCGACCGGATCGCGTAGAGCTGGTACCGCTGCCTGCCTGGCAGCCTGTGGGCGAGAACTTCACCCTGAGCTGTAGGGTCCCAGGAGCTGGGCCTCGTGGGAGCCTCACACTGACCTTGTTGCGGGGCGCGCAGGAGCTCATCCGACGCAGCTTCGCCGGGGAGCCACCCCGAGCGCGGGGTGCGGTGCTCACGGCTACAGTACTGGCGCGAAGGGAGGACCATGGGGCCAATTTCTCCTGCCGCGCGGAGCTGGACCTGCGGCCGCATGGCTTGGGGCTGTTTTCAAACAGCTCCGCCCCCAGAGAACTCCGAACTTTCG CCCTGTCTCCGGACCCCCCGCGCCTCGTTGTTCCCCGGCTCCTGGAAGTGGGCTCAGAAAGACCCGTGCGCTGCACCTTGGACGAGCTGTTTCCAGCCTCGGAGGCTGAGGTCTACCTGGCGCTGGGAGATCACAGGCTGAGTCCCGATATCACCCTGGAGGGGGACGCGCTCGTGGTCACTGCCACAGCCACAGCTAATGCAGAGCAGGAGGGCACCAGGCAGTTGGTCTGCAACGTGACCCTGGGGGGCGAGAGCCGCGAGACCCGGGAGAACGTGACCGTCTACA GCTTCCCCGCGCCGGTCCTGACCCTGAGCGAGCCCAGCACCCCCGAGGGGAAGGTGGTGACAGTAACTTGCGCAGCTGGACCTGGAGCCCTGGTCACACTGGACGGAATTCCAGCCGTGGTCCCGGGGCAGCCCGCCCAGCTTCAGCTAAATGCTACCGAGGACGACGACAAGCGCAGCTTCTTCTGCGACGCCAGCCTCGAGGTGGTCGGGCAGACCCTAAGCAAGAACGAGAGCGCCGAACTCCGCGTCCTAT ACGCCCCTCGGCTGGATGATTCGGACTGTCCCAGGAGCTGGACGTGGCCGGAGGGCCCGGAGCAGACGCTGCGCTGCGAAGCCCGCGGAAACCCCGCGCCCTCCGTGCACTGCGAGCGGCCAGACAGCGGAGCGGTGCTGGCGCTGGGCCTGCAAGGTCCGGTCACTCGCGCTCTCGCCGGCACTTACCGCTGCACTGCGGTCAACCACCAGGGCGAAGCAGTCAAGGAAGTGACGGTGACGGTGGAGT ACGCCCCATCGCTGGACAGCATGGGCTGCCCGGAACACATTACATGGCTGGAAGGAACAGAGGTCTCCCTGAGCTGTGTGGCGCACGGGGTCCCGCCACCCAACGTGAGCTGTGTGCACTCTGGGGAGGCCAGGGTTGTCGACGGCCTGCTGCGTGTGGTACGGCAGCACGCAGGAACCTACCGCTGCGAAGCCACTAATGCTCAAGGCTCTGTGGCCAAAACTGTGGCCGTCACAGTGGAAT ATGGCCCCAGTTTCAAGGAGCAGAGCTGCCCGAGCAATTGGACGTGGGTGGAAGGATCTGGGCAGCTATTTTCTTGTGAGGTGGATGGAAAGCCAGAGCCAAGAGTGGAGTGCGTGGGCTCAGAGGGTGCCAGTGAGGGGTTGCTGCTGCCGCTGGCCTCCCCAGACTCTCCTCCCGGAGTCCCCAGCATCGCGAGTGGATTGGCACCTGGTATCTACATTTGCAACGCCACCAACCGGCATGGCTCCATGGTCAAGACTGTCGCCGTGAGCACGGAGT CGCCGCCGCAAATGGATGAGTCCACCTGCCCAAGTCACCAGACGTGGCTGGAAGGGGCCGAGGCAGCAGGGCTGGCCTGCGCTGCCCGGGGTCGCCCGTCCCCACAAGTGCGCTGCTCCCGGGAGGGCGTGCCCCGGCCTCAGAGGCTGCGCGTGTCCCGAGAGGATGCGGGTACCTACCATTGCTTGGCTACCAACATGCATGGCACGGACACCCGGACGGTCACCGTGGGCGTGGAAT ACCGGCCGGTGGTGGCCGAGTTGGCAGCCTCGCCTCCCGGAGGGGTGCGGCCGGGCGGGAACTTCACGTTGACCTGCCGtgcagaggcctggcccccagcccagaTCAGCTGGCGCGCGCCCCCCGGGGCGCTCAACATCGGCCTGTCGAGCAACAACAGCACGCTGAGCGTGGCGGGCGCCATGGGCAGCCACGGCGGCGAGTACGAGTGCGCAGCCACCAACGCGCATGGGCGCCACGCGCGACGCATCACAGTGCGCGTGGCCG GTCCGTGGCTGTGGGTCGCCGTGGGCGGCGCGGCGGGGGGCGCGGCCCTGCTGGCCGCCGGGGCCGGCCTGGCCTTCTACGTTCAGTCCACCGCTTGTAAGAAGGGCGAGTATAACGTGCAGGAGGCCGAAAGCTCCGGTGAGGCCGTGTGTCTCAACGGCGCAGGCGGCGGCACTGGCGGGGGCACGGGCGCTGAAGGTGGAACCGAGGCTGCGGACACCGCAGAGGCGCAGGCCGGGGGCGAGGTCTTCGCCATCCAGCTGACGTCGGCGTGA
- the ICAM5 gene encoding intercellular adhesion molecule 5 isoform X1, with translation MPGPSPGLCRALLGLWAALGPGLFGLSAVAQEPFWADLQPRVALVERGGSLWLNCSTNCPRPERGGLETSLRRNGTQRGLRWLARQLVDIREPETQPVCFFRCARRTLQARGLIRTFQRPDRVELVPLPAWQPVGENFTLSCRVPGAGPRGSLTLTLLRGAQELIRRSFAGEPPRARGAVLTATVLARREDHGANFSCRAELDLRPHGLGLFSNSSAPRELRTFALSPDPPRLVVPRLLEVGSERPVRCTLDELFPASEAEVYLALGDHRLSPDITLEGDALVVTATATANAEQEGTRQLVCNVTLGGESRETRENVTVYSFPAPVLTLSEPSTPEGKVVTVTCAAGPGALVTLDGIPAVVPGQPAQLQLNATEDDDKRSFFCDASLEVVGQTLSKNESAELRVLYAPRLDDSDCPRSWTWPEGPEQTLRCEARGNPAPSVHCERPDSGAVLALGLQGPVTRALAGTYRCTAVNHQGEAVKEVTVTVEYAPSLDSMGCPEHITWLEGTEVSLSCVAHGVPPPNVSCVHSGEARVVDGLLRVVRQHAGTYRCEATNAQGSVAKTVAVTVEYGPSFKEQSCPSNWTWVEGSGQLFSCEVDGKPEPRVECVGSEGASEGLLLPLASPDSPPGVPSIASGLAPGIYICNATNRHGSMVKTVARRRKWMSPPAQVTRRGWKGPRQQGWPALPGVARPHKCAAPGRACPGLRGCACPERMRVPTIAWLPTCMARTPGRSPWAWNTGRWWPSWQPRLPEGCGRAGTSR, from the exons ATGCCGGGGCCCTCGCCGGGGCTGTGCCGGGCGTTGCTCGGCCTCTGGGCTGCCCTGGGCCCGGGGCTCTTCGGCCTCTCAG CGGTCGCGCAGGAGCCCTTTTGGGCGGACCTGCAGCCCCGCGTGGCGCTCGTGGAGCGCGGGGGATCTTTGTGGCTGAATTGCAGCACCAACTGCCCACGACCTGAGCGCGGTGGCCTGGAGACCTCGCTGCGCCGGAATGGGACCCAGAGGGGCTTGCGCTGGCTGGCGCGGCAGCTGGTGGACATCCGCGAGCCGGAGACCCAGCCCGTCTGCTTCTTCCGCTGCGCCCGGCGCACGCTGCAGGCGCGTGGGCTCATTCGCACTTTCC AGCGACCGGATCGCGTAGAGCTGGTACCGCTGCCTGCCTGGCAGCCTGTGGGCGAGAACTTCACCCTGAGCTGTAGGGTCCCAGGAGCTGGGCCTCGTGGGAGCCTCACACTGACCTTGTTGCGGGGCGCGCAGGAGCTCATCCGACGCAGCTTCGCCGGGGAGCCACCCCGAGCGCGGGGTGCGGTGCTCACGGCTACAGTACTGGCGCGAAGGGAGGACCATGGGGCCAATTTCTCCTGCCGCGCGGAGCTGGACCTGCGGCCGCATGGCTTGGGGCTGTTTTCAAACAGCTCCGCCCCCAGAGAACTCCGAACTTTCG CCCTGTCTCCGGACCCCCCGCGCCTCGTTGTTCCCCGGCTCCTGGAAGTGGGCTCAGAAAGACCCGTGCGCTGCACCTTGGACGAGCTGTTTCCAGCCTCGGAGGCTGAGGTCTACCTGGCGCTGGGAGATCACAGGCTGAGTCCCGATATCACCCTGGAGGGGGACGCGCTCGTGGTCACTGCCACAGCCACAGCTAATGCAGAGCAGGAGGGCACCAGGCAGTTGGTCTGCAACGTGACCCTGGGGGGCGAGAGCCGCGAGACCCGGGAGAACGTGACCGTCTACA GCTTCCCCGCGCCGGTCCTGACCCTGAGCGAGCCCAGCACCCCCGAGGGGAAGGTGGTGACAGTAACTTGCGCAGCTGGACCTGGAGCCCTGGTCACACTGGACGGAATTCCAGCCGTGGTCCCGGGGCAGCCCGCCCAGCTTCAGCTAAATGCTACCGAGGACGACGACAAGCGCAGCTTCTTCTGCGACGCCAGCCTCGAGGTGGTCGGGCAGACCCTAAGCAAGAACGAGAGCGCCGAACTCCGCGTCCTAT ACGCCCCTCGGCTGGATGATTCGGACTGTCCCAGGAGCTGGACGTGGCCGGAGGGCCCGGAGCAGACGCTGCGCTGCGAAGCCCGCGGAAACCCCGCGCCCTCCGTGCACTGCGAGCGGCCAGACAGCGGAGCGGTGCTGGCGCTGGGCCTGCAAGGTCCGGTCACTCGCGCTCTCGCCGGCACTTACCGCTGCACTGCGGTCAACCACCAGGGCGAAGCAGTCAAGGAAGTGACGGTGACGGTGGAGT ACGCCCCATCGCTGGACAGCATGGGCTGCCCGGAACACATTACATGGCTGGAAGGAACAGAGGTCTCCCTGAGCTGTGTGGCGCACGGGGTCCCGCCACCCAACGTGAGCTGTGTGCACTCTGGGGAGGCCAGGGTTGTCGACGGCCTGCTGCGTGTGGTACGGCAGCACGCAGGAACCTACCGCTGCGAAGCCACTAATGCTCAAGGCTCTGTGGCCAAAACTGTGGCCGTCACAGTGGAAT ATGGCCCCAGTTTCAAGGAGCAGAGCTGCCCGAGCAATTGGACGTGGGTGGAAGGATCTGGGCAGCTATTTTCTTGTGAGGTGGATGGAAAGCCAGAGCCAAGAGTGGAGTGCGTGGGCTCAGAGGGTGCCAGTGAGGGGTTGCTGCTGCCGCTGGCCTCCCCAGACTCTCCTCCCGGAGTCCCCAGCATCGCGAGTGGATTGGCACCTGGTATCTACATTTGCAACGCCACCAACCGGCATGGCTCCATGGTCAAGACTGTCGCC CGCCGCCGCAAATGGATGAGTCCACCTGCCCAAGTCACCAGACGTGGCTGGAAGGGGCCGAGGCAGCAGGGCTGGCCTGCGCTGCCCGGGGTCGCCCGTCCCCACAAGTGCGCTGCTCCCGGGAGGGCGTGCCCCGGCCTCAGAGGCTGCGCGTGTCCCGAGAGGATGCGGGTACCTACCATTGCTTGGCTACCAACATGCATGGCACGGACACCCGGACGGTCACCGTGGGCGTGGAAT ACCGGCCGGTGGTGGCCGAGTTGGCAGCCTCGCCTCCCGGAGGGGTGCGGCCGGGCGGGAACTTCACGTTGA
- the ICAM4 gene encoding intercellular adhesion molecule 4: protein MGSLLPLSLLLLLAAAYPGGGRAHRRRRAQVQGSGGSSPVPSETPAAFWVRLRPEFKEVQPGGSVWLNCSTSCPLPEYSSLSTQLPRGQTHSGPGWVAYQLLDVRAWSSEVRCFVTCAGETRWATAKITAYKPPRSVILEPPLLVGNEYTLRCHVTHVFPVGFLVVTLRRGGRVIYSENLRRYNGSDLANVTLTYTAPARLRDFWKPVTCHARLSLDGLVVRSSSAPITLSGLAWRPASKALASSSIAALVGILLVVGAVYLRQWPLVHNQSKESRVSAG from the exons ATGGGGTCTCTGCTCCCCCTCTCGCTGCTGCTTTTGCTGGCGGCCGCCTACCCCGGAGGCGGAAGGGCGCACCGGCGCCGGAGAGCGCAGGTGCAGGGCTCGGGAGGAAGCTCCCCGGTGCCCTCGGAGACCCCAGCTGCGTTCTGGGTGCGCCTAAGGCCCGAGTTCAAGGAGGTGCAGCCGGGGGGCTCCGTGTGGCTCAACTGCAGCACTAGCTGCCCCCTGCCGGAGTACTCCAGCCTCAGCACTCAGCTGCCGCGGGGCCAAACGCACAGTGGGCCCGGCTGGGTAGCCTACCAGCTGTTGGACGTGAGAGCCTGGAGCTCCGAGGTGCGCTGCTTCGTCACCTGTGCAGGAGAAACACGATGGGCCACGGCCAAGATCACCGCCTACA AGCCGCCGCGAAGCGTGATCCTGGAGCCTCCGCTCTTGGTGGGCAACGAGTACACTCTGCGCTGCCACGTGACGCACGTGTTCCCCGTGGGCTTCCTGGTGGTGACTCTGAGGCGCGGCGGCCGGGTCATCTACTCTGAGAACCTGAGGCGCTACAACGGCTCTGATCTGGCCAACGTGACGCTGACTTACACGGCGCCCGCCAGGCTCCGCGACTTTTGGAAACCGGTGACCTGCCATGCACGCCTCAGTCTTGATGGCCTGGTGGTCCGCAGCAGCTCGGCACCCATAACGCTGAGTGGCCTCG CTTGGCGCCCCGCGTCCAAAGCCTTGGCCTCCAGCTCCATCGCGGCCCTTGTAGGGATCCTTCTCGTCGTGGGGGCCGTCTACCTGCGACAATGGCCATTGGTGCACAACCAGAGTAAAGAGAGCAGGGTCTCTGCCGGCTGA